The following coding sequences are from one Egicoccus sp. AB-alg6-2 window:
- the rpmF gene encoding 50S ribosomal protein L32, with protein MAVPKRKMSRSRTRHRKAQWLRTTAPTNASCKRCKAPVRPHTVCGTCGTYGGRTVLDVE; from the coding sequence ATGGCCGTCCCGAAGCGGAAGATGTCGCGCTCGCGTACGCGCCACCGCAAGGCCCAGTGGCTGCGCACGACCGCCCCGACCAACGCCAGCTGCAAGCGCTGCAAGGCGCCGGTCCGCCCCCACACCGTGTGTGGCACCTGCGGCACGTACGGCGGCCGGACGGTGCTCGACGTCGAGTAG
- a CDS encoding Fpg/Nei family DNA glycosylase, translated as MLELPEVEVLRKDLEKEVVGKKVKDVIVETAALVTPFHSKRPDFVKALVGRKVEAARRRGRVLFLDLDDERTWIIDPGDSGYLHRETANEAPGGDTHLAVSFTVGGAIHLSEPGADVSARTGVVATAEALEVAEVAPDALDPLDDNPTWMEFGRFLQAADQPLKLLLTDPSVIAGIGPIYSDEILWEAGLRHDRSSASLSTQEVRRLYRAMQEVLQAAMKAAGSGLDESDAETSVDDDGEAAEHLHVFGREGLPCHRCRQPIARTRIKKGIYTFHCPQCMI; from the coding sequence GTGCTTGAACTGCCCGAGGTCGAGGTGTTGCGCAAGGACCTCGAGAAAGAGGTCGTCGGCAAGAAGGTCAAGGACGTCATCGTCGAGACCGCCGCGCTCGTGACGCCGTTCCACAGCAAGCGTCCCGACTTCGTCAAGGCCCTCGTCGGTCGCAAGGTCGAGGCGGCCCGGCGTCGTGGGCGCGTGCTGTTCCTCGACCTCGACGACGAACGCACCTGGATCATCGATCCCGGCGACTCGGGGTATCTGCACCGCGAGACCGCCAACGAGGCGCCCGGCGGCGACACCCATCTCGCCGTCAGCTTCACGGTGGGAGGGGCCATCCACCTCTCGGAACCCGGCGCCGACGTCAGCGCCCGGACCGGTGTGGTCGCCACCGCGGAGGCGCTCGAGGTCGCCGAGGTCGCGCCGGATGCGCTGGACCCGCTCGACGACAACCCGACCTGGATGGAGTTCGGCCGTTTCCTGCAGGCCGCCGACCAGCCGCTCAAGCTGCTGCTGACCGATCCGAGCGTCATCGCGGGCATCGGGCCGATCTACAGCGACGAGATCCTGTGGGAGGCCGGCCTCCGCCACGACCGGTCCTCGGCGTCGTTGTCGACCCAGGAGGTCCGCCGCCTGTACCGCGCCATGCAGGAGGTCCTGCAGGCCGCGATGAAGGCCGCGGGCTCGGGCCTCGACGAGTCCGACGCCGAGACCAGCGTCGACGACGACGGCGAGGCCGCCGAACACCTGCACGTCTTCGGTCGCGAGGGACTGCCGTGCCACCGCTGCCGGCAGCCGATCGCACGCACCCGCATCAAGAAGGGGATCTACACCTTCCACTGCCCCCAGTGCATGATCTGA
- the rsmD gene encoding 16S rRNA (guanine(966)-N(2))-methyltransferase RsmD: protein MMRIVAGAARGRRLVAPKGFDVRPTTDRVKEALFSSLQPLLPGARVLDLYAGSGGLGLEALSRGAAAVTFVERAQPAVGALRRNIDTVDLPGTEVVVMDAAKALASPLPGSPFDLVLADPPYRLPAAELGAVLEALVAQLAPGAAVVIERAARDGNPPWPDALLPGSPRRYGDTALHRAELPRPSESRSDP, encoded by the coding sequence CTGATGCGCATCGTCGCGGGAGCTGCCCGCGGTCGGCGCCTGGTCGCGCCGAAGGGCTTCGACGTGCGCCCCACGACCGACCGGGTGAAGGAGGCGCTGTTCTCGTCGCTGCAGCCGCTGCTGCCGGGTGCCAGGGTGCTGGATCTGTACGCCGGTTCCGGAGGGCTCGGTCTCGAGGCGCTGTCGCGCGGCGCGGCCGCCGTGACCTTCGTGGAGCGGGCCCAGCCCGCCGTCGGCGCCCTCCGGCGCAACATCGACACCGTCGACCTGCCCGGGACCGAGGTCGTCGTGATGGACGCGGCCAAAGCGCTCGCGTCACCACTGCCCGGGTCGCCGTTCGACCTCGTCCTCGCCGACCCGCCGTACCGCCTCCCCGCCGCCGAACTGGGTGCCGTCCTCGAGGCACTCGTCGCCCAGCTGGCGCCCGGAGCGGCCGTCGTCATCGAACGCGCCGCCCGCGACGGCAACCCGCCGTGGCCCGATGCGCTGCTGCCGGGATCGCCCCGCCGCTACGGTGACACCGCGCTCCATCGCGCCGAACTGCCCCGCCCGAGCGAGTCCAGGAGTGACCCATGA
- a CDS encoding IS110 family transposase → MGEVYVGHDWAEDHHDVQVQDDQGRVLAKARLADGVEGVASFHALLADHVEDPADVVVATETDRGLFVGALVAAGYQVIAVNPKSTSRYRERHSTSGAKSDPGDAKVLADLARTDRHNHRPVAGDSELAEAVKMLTRAHQSLVWTRQRQTNQLRSTLREFYPAALEAFDSLSSPDALAVLSIAPCPEQGRRLSRSKIAAALRRAGRQRNIERRTLEIQTALRSEQLQAPPLVADAMSTIVAASVAVISQLQTQIAGLEHELAQRFEMHPDARIIRSLPGLGMILGARVLAEFGDDPNRYDTAKSRKNYAGTSPITKASGKHRVVLARYARNKHLADACYLSAFAALTASPGARTFYDQRRAAGDTHHRALRALGNRLVGILHGCLRHHTLYDEHTAWAHRLTLAA, encoded by the coding sequence ATGGGTGAGGTGTACGTAGGGCACGACTGGGCAGAGGACCACCACGACGTACAGGTCCAAGACGACCAGGGCCGTGTGCTGGCCAAGGCTCGGCTGGCGGACGGGGTCGAGGGCGTCGCAAGTTTCCATGCGCTGCTGGCCGACCATGTCGAGGACCCCGCCGACGTGGTTGTGGCGACCGAGACCGACCGGGGCCTGTTTGTCGGGGCGCTGGTCGCGGCGGGCTACCAGGTGATCGCGGTCAACCCGAAGTCGACCTCGCGCTACCGCGAGCGGCACTCGACCTCGGGCGCGAAGTCCGACCCTGGCGACGCGAAGGTGCTGGCCGATCTGGCCCGCACCGATCGGCACAACCACCGTCCGGTGGCTGGCGACAGCGAGCTGGCCGAAGCGGTCAAGATGCTCACCAGGGCACACCAGAGTCTGGTGTGGACCCGCCAGCGGCAGACCAACCAGCTGCGCTCGACCCTGCGCGAGTTCTACCCCGCCGCGCTCGAAGCGTTCGACAGTCTGAGCTCACCCGATGCGCTCGCGGTCCTGTCCATCGCTCCCTGTCCTGAACAGGGCCGACGGCTGTCGCGATCCAAGATCGCCGCGGCGCTGCGCCGCGCAGGCCGGCAACGAAACATCGAGCGCCGAACGCTGGAGATCCAGACCGCGCTACGCAGCGAGCAGTTGCAGGCGCCGCCGCTGGTCGCGGACGCGATGAGCACGATCGTGGCCGCATCGGTCGCGGTCATCAGCCAGTTGCAGACCCAGATCGCCGGTCTCGAACACGAACTGGCCCAACGTTTTGAGATGCACCCGGACGCCAGGATCATCCGTTCCCTGCCAGGACTGGGGATGATCCTCGGTGCCCGGGTGCTCGCAGAGTTCGGAGATGACCCGAACCGCTACGACACCGCCAAGTCTCGCAAGAACTACGCCGGCACGTCACCGATCACCAAAGCCTCGGGCAAACACCGGGTCGTGCTCGCCCGCTACGCCCGCAACAAGCACCTCGCCGACGCCTGCTACCTGTCGGCATTCGCCGCCCTCACCGCAAGTCCCGGCGCACGGACCTTCTACGACCAACGACGCGCCGCCGGTGACACCCACCACCGCGCCCTACGCGCCCTCGGCAACCGGCTCGTGGGCATCCTCCACGGCTGCCTACGACACCACACCCTCTACGACGAACACACCGCCTGGGCCCACCGGCTCACCCTTGCCGCTTGA
- the coaD gene encoding pantetheine-phosphate adenylyltransferase, giving the protein MTVSVVVPGSFDPVTLGHLDIVRRACARFDRVVVAVLENPNKQGLFSVDERLELIRAVAGDVPNLEVDRFEGLLVDFCNARGIGIICKGLRAVSDFEYELQMAQMNHRIGGVETVFMSTSPEHSYLSSSLVKEVARFGGPLDGTVPPAVADALRERLG; this is encoded by the coding sequence ATGACGGTGTCGGTGGTCGTGCCCGGCAGCTTCGATCCCGTCACCCTCGGTCATCTCGACATCGTCCGGCGCGCGTGCGCACGCTTCGACCGCGTCGTGGTCGCCGTCCTCGAGAATCCCAACAAGCAGGGCCTGTTCAGCGTCGACGAACGGCTCGAGCTCATCCGCGCCGTCGCCGGCGACGTTCCCAACCTCGAGGTCGACCGTTTCGAAGGCCTCCTGGTCGACTTCTGCAACGCCCGGGGCATCGGCATCATCTGCAAGGGCCTGCGGGCGGTGAGCGACTTCGAGTACGAACTGCAGATGGCCCAGATGAACCATCGGATCGGCGGGGTCGAGACGGTGTTCATGTCGACCTCCCCGGAGCACTCGTACCTGTCGAGTTCGCTGGTGAAAGAGGTGGCGCGCTTCGGCGGGCCGCTGGACGGGACCGTTCCGCCGGCCGTCGCGGACGCCCTGCGCGAACGGCTGGGATGA
- a CDS encoding S9 family peptidase — MSESSAPPVAERRPYQHQRHGQVIDDPWYWLRDREDPAVRAHLEAENAWTDAHLAPLQPLIEQLFGEIKSRVQETDASTPSLDGGWLYYRRTVEGQQYGIHCRRPAPVGVDDVRALPDELRRPVDPEAPPADEVVLLDENVEAAEHDFFRLGGYAVSPDHRLAAELVDTDGSERFTIRVRDLSTGELLPDRIVGAAYSLAWFGDGETFLYTVPDEAWRPHQVRRHRLGTDPATDEVVHREDDERFWCGVGRMRSEQYLAISVGSKVTSEWYLLDADDPQAAPQLVAAREHGVEYDLDHRGEDLLIVTNADGAEDFKLVTAPVSTPGRAHWRDLVGHRPGVRLEGVDAFATHLVLHERTEARTQVRVVDPATGQGGVLAMDEEVYTAGTGPNPSFDTRVLRLVYTSLTTPTQVIDVDLDTGARTVLKQQPVRGGYDREQYVSWREWATASDGTRVPISCVRRVDTALDGTAPCLLYGYGSYEISIDPSFSPVRLSLLDRGFVFAIAHVRGGGEMGRRWYEDGKFLAKPNTFSDFVACADHLVEQSITARDRLAVRGGSAGGLLIGAALNLRPDVAAAAVAEVPFVDVVNTMSDASIPLTVIEYDEWGNPEDPDYHEVMRSYSPYDNVRAADYPAMFVTAGLNDPRVQYWEPAKWVAKLRATATGGGPILLRTELGAGHAGRSGRYDAWRDEARTLAFVIDRVQPDARPLSGAPA, encoded by the coding sequence GTGTCCGAGTCGTCCGCGCCACCCGTCGCCGAACGCCGCCCGTACCAGCACCAGCGGCATGGCCAGGTCATCGACGACCCCTGGTACTGGTTGCGCGACCGCGAGGACCCGGCGGTGCGCGCGCACCTCGAGGCCGAGAACGCCTGGACCGACGCGCACCTCGCCCCGCTGCAACCCCTGATCGAGCAGCTGTTCGGGGAGATCAAGAGTCGGGTGCAGGAGACCGACGCGTCGACACCGAGCCTCGACGGCGGGTGGTTGTACTACCGGCGCACGGTGGAGGGTCAGCAGTACGGCATCCACTGCCGCCGTCCGGCGCCGGTCGGCGTCGACGACGTCCGGGCGCTGCCCGACGAACTGCGGCGGCCCGTCGATCCCGAGGCGCCACCCGCGGACGAGGTCGTCCTGCTCGACGAGAACGTCGAGGCGGCCGAACACGACTTCTTCCGGCTCGGCGGCTATGCCGTCAGCCCCGACCATCGCCTGGCTGCCGAACTGGTCGACACCGACGGCTCCGAACGGTTCACGATCCGCGTCCGCGACCTGAGCACCGGGGAGCTGTTGCCCGACCGCATCGTGGGGGCGGCGTACTCGCTGGCCTGGTTCGGTGACGGCGAAACGTTCCTCTACACCGTCCCCGACGAGGCCTGGCGACCCCATCAGGTCCGCCGTCACCGGCTCGGAACCGACCCCGCGACCGACGAGGTGGTCCACCGCGAGGACGACGAGCGGTTCTGGTGCGGGGTCGGACGGATGCGCTCGGAGCAGTACCTGGCCATCTCGGTCGGCAGCAAGGTCACCAGCGAGTGGTACCTGCTGGATGCCGACGACCCGCAGGCGGCGCCACAGCTGGTCGCGGCCCGCGAGCACGGCGTCGAGTACGACCTCGACCACCGTGGCGAGGACTTGCTGATCGTCACCAACGCCGACGGCGCCGAGGACTTCAAGCTCGTCACCGCGCCCGTCTCCACGCCGGGCCGTGCGCACTGGCGCGACCTCGTCGGCCATCGTCCCGGCGTGCGCCTCGAGGGCGTCGACGCCTTCGCGACGCATCTGGTCCTGCACGAGCGCACCGAGGCGCGGACGCAAGTGCGTGTCGTCGACCCCGCCACGGGCCAGGGCGGGGTGCTCGCGATGGACGAGGAGGTCTACACCGCCGGCACCGGTCCCAACCCGAGCTTCGACACGCGCGTGCTGCGGCTGGTCTACACCTCGCTCACCACGCCGACACAGGTGATCGACGTCGACCTCGACACGGGCGCGCGCACGGTGCTGAAGCAGCAGCCGGTGCGTGGCGGCTATGACCGCGAGCAGTACGTGTCCTGGCGCGAATGGGCGACGGCGAGCGACGGGACGCGGGTCCCGATCAGCTGCGTACGTCGTGTGGACACGGCGCTCGACGGGACGGCGCCGTGCCTGTTGTACGGCTACGGCTCGTACGAGATCTCGATCGATCCGAGCTTCTCGCCGGTGCGGCTGTCGCTGCTCGACCGCGGCTTCGTGTTCGCGATCGCGCACGTCCGCGGCGGGGGTGAGATGGGACGCCGCTGGTACGAGGACGGCAAGTTCCTCGCCAAGCCCAACACCTTCTCGGACTTCGTCGCGTGCGCCGACCACCTCGTCGAACAGTCGATCACCGCCCGTGACCGGCTGGCCGTGCGTGGCGGCTCAGCCGGCGGGCTGCTGATCGGCGCGGCGCTCAACCTGCGTCCCGACGTCGCCGCTGCGGCCGTCGCCGAGGTGCCCTTCGTCGACGTCGTGAACACCATGTCGGATGCGTCGATCCCGCTGACCGTCATCGAGTACGACGAGTGGGGCAATCCCGAGGACCCCGACTATCACGAGGTCATGCGCAGCTACTCGCCCTACGACAACGTCCGGGCGGCCGACTACCCCGCGATGTTCGTCACGGCCGGGCTCAACGATCCGCGGGTGCAGTACTGGGAGCCGGCGAAGTGGGTCGCCAAGCTCCGTGCGACGGCGACCGGCGGCGGCCCGATCCTGCTGCGCACCGAGCTGGGCGCGGGTCATGCCGGGCGTTCCGGGCGCTACGACGCCTGGCGTGACGAGGCACGCACGCTCGCGTTCGTGATCGACCGGGTCCAGCCCGACGCCAGGCCGCTGTCCGGCGCGCCGGCCTGA
- a CDS encoding acetoacetate--CoA ligase: MGEVELGTLLWEPSADARDRTNLGRFVQWVERTRGLELPTYDDVWRWSVDDLEDFWAAIVAWFDLPLAAPYERILADDRMPGAIWLPGARLNYAEQVLRWRGDRPAVVARSQTRDDVVLTREGLRDQVARATAGLRALGVGTGDRVVGYLPNLPETIVAFLACASIGAIWSSCAPEFGVKAVVDRVRQIEPKVLFAVDGYRYGDRVVSRVDEVAAIRDALPSLRATVVLPYLETEPDVDAFPGARSWATFMDTVAEEPVTQAVPFDHPLYVLYSSGTTGLPKPIVHGHGGILLEHVKILGLHHDLDETSVFTWFTTTGWMMWNYLVSGLAVGATVVLFDGDPAHPDPSTLWRLAAETGVDVFGVGAPFLMACRKTGLRPGERFDLTHLRQIGSTGSPLPPEGFGWVRDAVGAHVQVVSASGGTDVCTAFVAAAPLLPVHAGEIPCRCLGARVEAFDPDGRPVIGQRGELVITRPMPSMPVGFWGDPDGRRYREAYFDDFPGVWRHGDWLEITERGTCIITGRSDATLNRGGVRMGTAEFYAVVEDVEGVADSLVVHLDARAGRPDRLVLFVVTTPGTELDDELRARLTAAIRAGLSPRHVPDEVHAVPAVPRTISGKKMEVPVKRLLEGEPLEQVANPGAMANPSSLDAYASAPTRTH; this comes from the coding sequence GTGGGCGAGGTCGAACTCGGGACGTTGCTGTGGGAGCCGTCGGCGGACGCGCGCGACCGCACCAACCTCGGCCGCTTCGTGCAGTGGGTCGAGCGGACCCGCGGGCTCGAGCTGCCCACCTACGACGACGTCTGGCGCTGGTCGGTCGACGACCTCGAGGACTTCTGGGCCGCGATCGTGGCGTGGTTCGACCTGCCCCTCGCCGCGCCCTACGAGCGGATCCTCGCCGACGACCGCATGCCCGGCGCCATCTGGCTGCCCGGCGCCCGCCTGAACTACGCCGAGCAGGTGCTGCGCTGGCGGGGTGACCGGCCCGCCGTCGTCGCCCGGTCGCAGACCCGCGACGACGTGGTCCTGACCCGCGAGGGGCTCCGCGACCAGGTCGCACGAGCGACCGCCGGGCTCCGCGCCCTGGGCGTCGGCACCGGTGACCGGGTCGTCGGCTACCTGCCCAACCTGCCCGAGACCATCGTGGCCTTCCTCGCCTGCGCCTCGATCGGCGCCATCTGGTCCTCGTGCGCCCCCGAGTTCGGGGTCAAGGCCGTCGTGGACCGCGTCCGCCAGATCGAGCCGAAGGTCCTGTTCGCCGTCGACGGCTACCGCTACGGCGACCGTGTCGTGTCGCGCGTCGACGAGGTGGCGGCGATCCGCGACGCCCTGCCGAGCCTGCGGGCCACCGTCGTGCTGCCCTACCTCGAGACCGAGCCGGACGTGGACGCCTTCCCGGGCGCGCGGTCCTGGGCGACCTTCATGGACACCGTTGCCGAGGAGCCGGTGACGCAGGCGGTGCCCTTCGACCACCCGCTGTACGTGCTCTACAGCTCGGGGACGACGGGGCTGCCCAAGCCCATCGTGCACGGCCACGGCGGCATTCTGCTCGAGCACGTCAAGATCCTGGGGCTGCATCACGATCTCGACGAGACATCGGTGTTCACGTGGTTCACCACCACGGGCTGGATGATGTGGAACTACCTCGTCTCCGGACTCGCGGTCGGTGCCACCGTCGTCCTCTTCGACGGGGATCCGGCCCACCCGGACCCGTCGACGTTGTGGCGGTTGGCCGCCGAGACCGGCGTCGACGTGTTCGGCGTCGGAGCCCCGTTCCTGATGGCCTGCCGCAAGACCGGGCTGCGCCCGGGTGAGCGGTTCGACCTGACGCACCTGCGGCAGATCGGATCCACGGGCTCGCCGCTGCCGCCCGAGGGCTTCGGGTGGGTGCGCGACGCCGTCGGCGCGCATGTCCAGGTCGTCTCCGCCTCCGGTGGGACCGACGTCTGCACGGCGTTCGTCGCCGCCGCGCCGCTCCTGCCCGTCCACGCCGGCGAGATCCCGTGCCGCTGCCTCGGTGCGCGCGTGGAGGCGTTCGATCCCGATGGGCGGCCCGTGATCGGTCAGCGCGGTGAACTGGTCATCACCCGGCCCATGCCGTCGATGCCGGTCGGGTTCTGGGGCGACCCGGACGGTCGGCGCTACCGCGAGGCCTACTTCGACGACTTCCCGGGGGTCTGGCGTCACGGGGACTGGCTCGAGATCACCGAGCGGGGGACGTGCATCATCACGGGGCGCTCCGACGCGACGCTCAACCGCGGCGGGGTACGCATGGGCACGGCCGAGTTCTATGCCGTGGTCGAGGACGTCGAGGGCGTGGCGGACTCCCTCGTCGTCCACCTCGACGCCCGTGCCGGTCGCCCGGACCGGCTGGTGCTGTTCGTCGTGACCACGCCAGGCACCGAACTCGACGACGAACTGCGGGCGCGGCTGACCGCGGCGATCCGTGCGGGCCTGTCACCACGTCACGTCCCCGACGAGGTCCACGCCGTGCCTGCGGTGCCGCGCACCATCTCGGGCAAGAAGATGGAGGTGCCGGTCAAGCGGTTGCTCGAGGGCGAGCCGTTGGAGCAGGTCGCCAACCCCGGCGCGATGGCCAACCCGTCGAGCCTCGACGCGTACGCGTCGGCACCCACGCGCACGCACTGA
- a CDS encoding transglycosylase family protein — translation MLLRCARFTFTLALAAALVATTAFTATPSAEAAEFSDTSGRGYADAVDALAQRGIVQGDRNGHFNPEHELTRGQMASILAAALELPAPADTPFTDAVDHPHADGIAALEAAGVVNGCDTARFCPDEPISRAALATMLANGFEVPATDARHFDDGGGVHEEAIHALAEAGIAAGCTAPVSGFCPTGQVLRWQVAYFVARALDLVDRVEIAPLAERQQLERERQERLAAERAAQQKAEEEARIQAARNERDAMWDRLAQCESGGNWSINTGNGYYGGLQFTLSSWRAVGGSGYPHHHSRAEQINRGERLLAIQGWGAWPACSRKLGYR, via the coding sequence GTGCTGCTTCGCTGCGCCCGCTTCACCTTCACCCTCGCCCTGGCTGCCGCCCTGGTTGCCACGACCGCCTTCACCGCGACACCGTCGGCCGAGGCCGCGGAGTTCTCCGACACCAGCGGTCGCGGCTACGCCGACGCCGTCGACGCGCTCGCCCAGCGCGGGATCGTCCAGGGTGACCGCAACGGTCACTTCAATCCCGAGCACGAGCTGACCCGCGGGCAGATGGCCAGCATCCTCGCGGCCGCGCTGGAGTTGCCCGCCCCGGCGGACACGCCGTTCACCGACGCCGTCGACCACCCCCACGCCGACGGCATCGCCGCACTCGAGGCGGCCGGCGTCGTCAACGGCTGTGACACGGCGCGCTTCTGCCCCGACGAGCCGATCAGTCGTGCGGCACTGGCGACGATGCTCGCGAACGGCTTCGAGGTCCCCGCGACCGACGCGCGTCACTTCGACGATGGTGGCGGCGTCCACGAGGAAGCGATCCACGCCCTCGCCGAAGCCGGAATCGCCGCCGGCTGCACCGCACCCGTCAGTGGCTTCTGCCCGACCGGCCAGGTGCTCCGCTGGCAGGTCGCCTACTTCGTGGCCCGCGCACTCGACCTGGTCGACCGCGTCGAGATCGCCCCGCTGGCCGAGCGTCAGCAGCTCGAGCGCGAACGGCAGGAGCGGCTCGCCGCCGAGCGCGCCGCCCAGCAGAAGGCCGAGGAGGAGGCCCGCATCCAGGCCGCGCGCAACGAGCGCGACGCCATGTGGGACCGTCTCGCCCAGTGCGAGTCCGGCGGCAACTGGAGCATCAACACCGGCAACGGCTACTACGGCGGCCTGCAGTTCACGCTGTCGTCGTGGCGTGCGGTCGGTGGCAGCGGCTACCCGCACCACCACAGCCGTGCGGAACAGATCAACCGTGGTGAGCGCCTGCTCGCGATCCAGGGTTGGGGCGCATGGCCGGCCTGCTCCCGCAAGCTCGGCTACCGCTGA
- the rnc gene encoding ribonuclease III, whose translation MSTPLEFAPAAELAALLGVHFDEPALLEQALVHRSWAFENGHAEPNERLEFLGDAVLALVVTDEIYHAHPEEQEGRLAKVRSAAVKTESLASIARDLGLGRFIRLGRGEAISGGADKDSILADTLEAVLGATYLDGGFATAYDLVERLFARRLLDLAGRDAALDYKTSLQELSAARFEQLPRYELHDTGPDHDKTFSATVLVAGEVVGSGTGRSKKQAEQTAAREAYRRLAARAVADGHDAVR comes from the coding sequence GTGAGCACACCTCTCGAGTTCGCGCCCGCCGCGGAACTCGCTGCGCTCCTCGGCGTCCACTTCGACGAGCCGGCCCTGCTCGAGCAGGCGCTGGTCCATCGTTCGTGGGCGTTCGAGAACGGCCACGCCGAGCCCAACGAGCGGCTCGAGTTCCTCGGTGACGCCGTGCTCGCGCTCGTCGTGACCGACGAGATCTACCACGCCCATCCCGAGGAGCAGGAAGGGCGGCTCGCCAAGGTGCGCTCCGCCGCGGTCAAGACCGAGTCGCTGGCCTCGATCGCCCGCGACCTCGGCCTCGGACGTTTCATTCGGCTCGGGCGCGGCGAAGCGATCTCCGGCGGTGCCGACAAGGACTCGATCCTGGCCGACACGCTCGAGGCCGTGCTCGGCGCCACCTACCTCGACGGCGGGTTCGCCACCGCCTACGACCTCGTCGAACGCCTCTTCGCGCGACGCCTGCTCGACCTCGCCGGACGCGACGCCGCCCTGGACTACAAGACCAGCCTGCAGGAGTTGTCCGCCGCCCGGTTCGAGCAACTGCCGCGTTACGAGCTGCACGACACCGGCCCGGACCACGACAAGACCTTTTCCGCCACCGTCCTCGTCGCCGGTGAAGTGGTCGGCTCCGGGACCGGTCGGAGCAAGAAGCAGGCCGAGCAGACGGCCGCCCGCGAGGCCTACCGGCGGCTGGCGGCCCGCGCCGTGGCCGACGGCCACGACGCCGTCCGCTAG
- a CDS encoding DUF177 domain-containing protein has product MRVPVTELVDNPGATRELSRAVPVEEFGKDSWGPAEGAFRGDVELDLDLDAVVEGILVRGGIGVDLELPCARCLVPQAVHVDSDVAELFVDPTKREDDDDEDPGYELVDDRTAIDLSVMVRDALLVDLPVRVLCREDCQGLCEECGTDRNLTDCGHRPDAVPDPRWAKLGDLDLPTE; this is encoded by the coding sequence GTGCGCGTTCCCGTCACCGAGCTCGTCGACAACCCGGGTGCCACCCGGGAGCTGTCGCGTGCCGTGCCCGTCGAGGAGTTCGGCAAGGACTCCTGGGGGCCCGCCGAGGGCGCCTTCCGCGGGGACGTCGAGCTCGACCTCGACCTCGACGCCGTCGTCGAGGGGATCCTCGTACGTGGTGGCATCGGTGTCGACCTCGAGCTGCCGTGCGCACGCTGCCTGGTACCCCAGGCCGTCCACGTCGACAGCGACGTCGCCGAGTTGTTCGTCGACCCCACCAAGCGTGAGGACGACGACGACGAGGATCCCGGTTACGAGCTCGTCGACGACCGCACCGCCATCGACCTGTCGGTGATGGTGCGCGACGCCCTGCTCGTCGACCTGCCGGTGCGGGTGCTCTGCCGCGAGGACTGCCAGGGGTTGTGCGAGGAATGCGGGACCGACCGCAACCTCACCGACTGCGGGCACCGTCCCGACGCCGTCCCCGATCCCCGCTGGGCCAAGCTCGGCGACCTCGATCTGCCGACCGAGTAG